A stretch of the Pantoea deleyi genome encodes the following:
- a CDS encoding nitrate reductase codes for MKTTCAYCGVGCGVEVTQSPGAPVRVSGDAGHPANAGRLCVKGAALGETLTLAGRLLHPELHHQRVSMETALDAAADGLRRIIDTHGPEAVAFYGSGQLLTEDYYVANKLMKGFLGVANIDTNSRLCMASAVTGYKRAFGADAVPCCYEDLDQAQLVILVGSNAAWAHPVLFQRLKKAKEQRPDMQIVVIDPRRTASCEFADLHLPLRPGSDPALFSGLLHWLEQHGGIDATMLPHLDGVDATLQAARRWDGAAVAAHCDLSQALITAFYRLFARHERVLTLWCMGINQSQSGSDNNNAILNAHLLSGRIGRPGCGPFSLTGQPNAMGGREVGGLANQLAAHMNFTADDCDRLQRFWRSPRMARKPGLTAVDLFEAIDRGTIKAVWIMGTNPAVSMPEGNRIARALAACPLVIVSDVLAQTDTTAFAHILLPAQGWGEKNGTVTNSERRISRQRAFMPPAGEAKPDWWLLSQVAQRLGFGEGFNWSHPAAIFREHAALSGFENNGERAFDISGLAGISDAEWEAMKPVQWPINAHYPQGCARLFSDRHFYHPDGKARLLPPATPQPVVPGTAYPLLMNSGRIRDQWHTMTRTGLVPRLMQHCDEPFAALHPQDAQRYGLCEGALARVQSESGWMTVRVTFDSGLRRGEIFVPMHWNRQFSLQGRVGSLVASTRCPVSSQPAFKQTAVRIQPLNTRWQGWLWQRDVSPPDGLRYWARTPYEGAQRFSLAGDGSPDQWITAILPPDGLQLQTAHAAEPHYRLLAWRDGELQLAFYAGESLPAINHAWVAQAFRQAPANAAERHALLAGQSALHAEAGRTICSCFGVGENTILQAIKQGCHSTQALGHALNCGTNCGSCLPELKHLLLSVAVPEEE; via the coding sequence ATGAAAACCACATGCGCCTATTGCGGGGTGGGCTGCGGCGTCGAAGTCACGCAGTCGCCGGGTGCGCCGGTCCGGGTCAGTGGCGATGCCGGTCATCCGGCGAACGCCGGGCGACTCTGCGTCAAGGGCGCGGCGCTGGGCGAAACCCTGACGCTGGCCGGACGGTTGCTGCATCCCGAGCTTCATCACCAGCGGGTCAGCATGGAGACGGCGCTGGATGCCGCGGCTGACGGTCTGCGCAGGATTATCGATACACATGGCCCGGAGGCAGTGGCATTTTACGGGTCCGGCCAGCTGCTCACGGAAGATTACTATGTGGCGAACAAGCTGATGAAAGGCTTTCTCGGCGTCGCCAACATCGATACCAATTCACGTCTGTGTATGGCCTCAGCGGTGACAGGCTACAAACGGGCATTCGGGGCAGATGCCGTACCGTGCTGTTACGAGGATCTGGATCAGGCCCAGCTGGTTATCCTGGTCGGATCAAATGCTGCCTGGGCCCATCCGGTGCTGTTTCAGCGGCTGAAAAAGGCAAAAGAACAGCGCCCGGATATGCAGATTGTGGTCATCGATCCGCGCCGTACGGCCAGTTGTGAATTCGCCGATCTGCATTTACCGCTCCGGCCGGGCAGCGATCCGGCGCTGTTCTCGGGCCTGCTGCACTGGCTGGAGCAGCATGGCGGCATTGACGCTACGATGCTGCCGCACCTGGATGGTGTGGACGCCACCTTACAGGCCGCGCGGCGGTGGGATGGCGCAGCGGTGGCCGCCCATTGCGATCTCAGCCAGGCCTTGATCACCGCCTTCTACCGGTTGTTCGCCCGGCATGAGCGCGTGCTGACCCTATGGTGTATGGGCATCAACCAGTCGCAAAGCGGCAGTGACAATAATAATGCCATTCTCAATGCGCACCTGCTCAGCGGCAGAATTGGCCGACCCGGCTGCGGGCCATTTTCGCTGACCGGGCAGCCGAATGCGATGGGCGGACGGGAAGTCGGGGGGCTGGCCAATCAGCTGGCGGCACATATGAATTTCACCGCAGACGATTGCGACCGTTTACAGCGTTTCTGGCGCAGTCCGCGTATGGCGCGGAAGCCCGGTTTGACGGCGGTCGATCTCTTTGAAGCCATCGATCGCGGAACCATCAAAGCCGTGTGGATTATGGGCACCAATCCGGCGGTTTCGATGCCGGAAGGTAACCGCATTGCCCGTGCGCTGGCGGCCTGTCCGCTGGTGATTGTGTCCGATGTCCTGGCGCAGACGGATACCACTGCCTTTGCGCATATTTTGCTACCCGCGCAGGGCTGGGGGGAAAAGAACGGCACCGTGACCAATTCTGAACGCCGGATTTCTCGTCAGCGCGCGTTCATGCCCCCGGCCGGAGAAGCGAAGCCGGACTGGTGGTTACTCTCGCAGGTCGCGCAGCGTCTGGGCTTCGGTGAAGGTTTTAACTGGAGCCATCCGGCCGCCATCTTCCGCGAACATGCGGCGTTGTCAGGATTTGAAAACAACGGCGAGCGCGCCTTTGATATCAGCGGCCTGGCGGGTATCAGCGACGCAGAGTGGGAGGCGATGAAGCCGGTGCAGTGGCCGATCAACGCCCATTATCCCCAGGGCTGCGCCCGGCTGTTCAGCGACCGCCACTTTTATCATCCGGATGGCAAAGCCCGCCTGTTGCCACCGGCCACGCCACAGCCAGTGGTCCCCGGAACGGCTTACCCGTTACTGATGAACAGCGGACGGATCCGCGATCAGTGGCATACCATGACGCGTACCGGCCTGGTTCCCCGACTCATGCAGCATTGTGATGAGCCGTTTGCCGCCCTCCATCCGCAGGACGCACAACGCTATGGCCTGTGCGAAGGGGCACTGGCACGGGTGCAGTCCGAATCAGGCTGGATGACCGTGCGCGTGACGTTTGACAGCGGGCTGCGGCGCGGCGAGATCTTTGTCCCTATGCACTGGAACCGGCAGTTCAGCCTGCAGGGCAGGGTCGGCAGTCTGGTGGCCTCTACCCGCTGTCCGGTCTCGTCACAGCCTGCTTTCAAACAAACCGCCGTACGTATTCAGCCGCTCAACACCCGCTGGCAGGGCTGGCTCTGGCAGCGCGACGTAAGCCCGCCTGACGGACTGCGCTACTGGGCGCGTACACCCTATGAGGGCGCGCAGCGTTTCAGCCTGGCCGGCGACGGTTCGCCAGACCAGTGGATCACGGCAATCCTTCCGCCCGACGGGCTGCAACTGCAAACTGCCCATGCAGCGGAACCGCATTACCGCCTGCTGGCCTGGCGCGACGGCGAACTGCAACTGGCCTTTTATGCCGGTGAATCGCTACCCGCAATCAATCATGCCTGGGTCGCGCAGGCTTTTCGCCAGGCACCGGCAAATGCGGCCGAACGGCATGCTCTGCTGGCGGGACAGTCGGCACTGCATGCTGAGGCAGGCCGGACGATCTGTAGCTGCTTTGGCGTCGGAGAAAACACGATATTACAGGCGATTAAACAGGGTTGTCACAGCACCCAGGCACTGGGTCATGCGCTCAACTGTGGTACCAACTGCGGCTCCTGCCTGCCGGAGCTAAAACACCTTTTGCTTTCCGTTGCTGTACCGGAGGAAGAATGA
- the cobA gene encoding uroporphyrinogen-III C-methyltransferase, with protein sequence MTIAIDALDKLLAPVNASSPGKVWLVGAGPGDVELLTVKALRLLQRADVVVYDRLVSEAVMAEVASSALCIDVGKQPGHHGLKQAQINQLLVDLAASGRNVVRLKGGDPFIFGRGGEEMVSLQQANIVCEVVPGITAAVGCAAASGIPLTHRDCAQSLRFITGHGRSGEPQLDAAALTATNQTLVFYMGLSWSSVISTRLREYGRSATTPVAIIENGTRQNQRVLITTLAGLPQTVELQKPVSPSLLIVGDVVRYYRADRVAAHEGEMAVSEIAAP encoded by the coding sequence ATGACAATCGCGATTGACGCTTTGGATAAACTGCTGGCGCCGGTAAACGCGTCCAGCCCGGGTAAGGTCTGGCTGGTCGGCGCCGGGCCGGGGGATGTGGAGCTGTTGACAGTCAAGGCGCTGCGTCTGCTGCAACGCGCGGATGTCGTGGTCTACGATCGCCTGGTCAGCGAAGCGGTGATGGCGGAAGTCGCCAGCAGCGCGCTCTGTATCGACGTCGGGAAACAGCCGGGCCACCACGGCCTGAAGCAGGCGCAGATCAATCAACTGCTGGTGGATCTGGCCGCCAGTGGGCGCAATGTCGTGCGTTTAAAAGGCGGCGATCCCTTTATCTTTGGCCGTGGCGGGGAAGAGATGGTCAGCCTGCAGCAGGCAAATATTGTCTGCGAAGTGGTTCCCGGCATTACTGCCGCCGTGGGGTGCGCGGCGGCCAGCGGCATTCCGCTGACGCACCGTGACTGCGCCCAGTCATTACGTTTTATCACCGGGCACGGACGCAGCGGTGAACCGCAACTGGATGCGGCGGCCCTGACCGCAACCAATCAGACGCTGGTGTTTTATATGGGGTTAAGCTGGAGCAGCGTGATAAGCACGCGGTTACGGGAGTATGGCCGCAGCGCGACAACGCCGGTGGCAATTATTGAAAATGGTACGCGCCAGAACCAGCGGGTATTGATCACCACACTCGCCGGCTTGCCTCAAACTGTTGAACTGCAAAAACCGGTCTCGCCATCGTTACTGATTGTGGGCGATGTGGTGCGCTATTACCGTGCGGATCGCGTTGCAGCCCATGAAGGTGAGATGGCGGTGAGTGAAATTGCCGCGCCCTGA
- the iraP gene encoding anti-adapter protein IraP: MKNVVLSMLAKISNIDANMKQLTARVEAQSLLISALVLAVSKQGGVTEMIESANKAINTVIDSAESDEILKSDAAILLSELQSLLTISAAVEGADEEVNHEGLHALQGVAPLKNDS; this comes from the coding sequence ATGAAAAACGTAGTGCTGAGCATGCTTGCCAAAATCTCAAACATCGATGCGAATATGAAACAGCTGACAGCGCGTGTTGAAGCACAGTCTCTGTTGATCAGCGCACTTGTACTGGCCGTCAGCAAACAGGGCGGCGTGACCGAAATGATCGAGAGCGCTAATAAAGCCATTAATACTGTCATTGATTCCGCTGAGTCGGATGAAATACTTAAGTCTGATGCTGCCATTCTGCTGAGTGAACTGCAGAGCCTGCTGACTATTTCAGCCGCTGTAGAGGGTGCCGATGAAGAAGTTAACCATGAAGGGCTACATGCGCTTCAGGGTGTAGCCCCTCTTAAAAATGACAGTTAA
- a CDS encoding SOS response-associated peptidase family protein yields the protein MCGRFAQYSSRDDYFDALELKADEIVYDPEPIGRFNVAPGTKVLLLNERDDALHFDPVYWGYGPAWWHKQPLINARGETAATGRMFRPLWENGRAIVPADGWYEWKRDGNKKQPYFIYHRTRVPLFFAAIGRAPYGQDHGHEGFVIVTAASNKGMVDIHDRRPLVLTADAVREWLSEDTTPERAQQIAQDAALPEKDLCWHPVSARVGSIRNQGETLIEEIKPD from the coding sequence ATGTGTGGACGGTTTGCGCAGTACAGCAGCAGAGATGACTACTTTGACGCTCTTGAACTCAAGGCAGATGAAATTGTTTATGACCCGGAACCGATCGGGCGTTTTAATGTTGCGCCAGGCACTAAGGTTCTGTTGCTGAACGAACGGGACGATGCGTTGCATTTTGACCCGGTTTACTGGGGCTACGGCCCGGCGTGGTGGCACAAGCAGCCGCTAATCAATGCCCGCGGTGAGACGGCGGCAACCGGCCGCATGTTCAGGCCGCTATGGGAGAACGGTCGTGCGATCGTGCCTGCCGATGGCTGGTATGAGTGGAAGCGGGACGGCAATAAAAAGCAGCCCTATTTCATCTACCACCGAACGCGCGTGCCGCTGTTTTTTGCGGCGATTGGCAGGGCGCCTTACGGTCAGGATCACGGGCATGAAGGATTCGTTATCGTCACAGCGGCGAGTAACAAGGGCATGGTCGATATCCACGACCGTCGCCCGCTGGTTCTGACAGCGGATGCGGTACGCGAATGGTTAAGCGAAGACACCACGCCTGAACGCGCGCAGCAGATCGCTCAGGATGCGGCGCTGCCAGAAAAGGATTTATGCTGGCATCCTGTGTCAGCCAGAGTAGGCAGCATCCGTAATCAGGGCGAGACGCTTATTGAAGAGATCAAACCTGACTGA
- a CDS encoding BapA prefix-like domain-containing protein: MAFSGTDRFTVVSLTGGQPLLRQAQSSSSFNLSEPAIITLQGLPSQIASYQKQGDDLILNLPESDTLRYQHFFTEVAGERSTLLFQQGSLLQQAQFSTETMDDDQAVITLTPALQPVDRANALTPFPANVTAASEPALSGVSVAENQTQASEKTASGTEGTSGDAASTLTFAHAAETATLVSTSTAAETDAVVLPALTLDPVNGDNTVSYKEGIYGVIFSGTAAHLPSGTTIELTLDGRVWQGSTWQDQWQVQISDSELKTIKDGNYSITVRAADANGNSTSLSHDLLLITHYNSSNPKVTVNPVTLADAFEYSGETWYVLSGTIDAPLPVKSFMVQVYDTFHWNTAVIRPDGTWRAEISASELSEGGNNLEFGVLDGAGNWFEQGGYVRADLTTPVDEGTRVPPVHEENPTDGTPPPDGGGTPVGAAPVLVIHSFTGDGVLSAEEKLSAQTFSGTLENMAAGSTVTVLLNGQTYTTALAADGSWSVTLPAADLQVLPVGAGTLSVSFENSVGGTTTASKAIVVDASAPPPGAPVPQPTLDTPFGDGYMNAHERYEPITLRGTTGVTGAGQRIVLSLDGVGHAGTVDSGGNWQVSLTRDQLAEAELSEGSHSLTLTATDLWGRTGVAETTFITDTRDPAVTIKTLSGDGLIDRSEISQPLVIAGSGEAGSTIEVTFGDLRWSDVIGQGGQWQFTVPPETLQAMGEGSYRATATVTDAAGNSGYASSGVEIYASDALPALTLDPVNGDNTVSYKEGIYGVIFTGTAAHLPSGTTIELTLDGRVWQGSTWQDQWQVQISDSELKTIKDGNYSITVRAADANGNSTSLSHDLLLITHYNSSNPKVTVNPVTLADAFEYSGETWYVLSGTIDAPLPVKSFMVQVYDTFHWNTAVIRPDGTWRAEISASELSEGGNNLEFGVLDGAGNWFEQGGYVRADLTTPVDEGTRVPPVHEENPTDGTPPPDGGDTPVGAAPVLVIHSFTGDGVLSAEEKLSAQTFSGTLENMAAGSTVTVLLNGQTYTTALAADGSWSVTLPAADLQVLPVGAGTFSVSFENSVGGTTTASKAIVVDASAPPPGAPVPQPTLDTPFGDGYMNAHERYEPITLRGTTGVTGAGQRIVLSLDGVGHAGTVDSGGNWQVSLTREQLAEAELSEGSHSLTLIATDLWGRTGVAEATFITDTLDPAVTIKTLSGDGLIDRSEISEPLVIAGSGEAGSTIEVTFGDLRWSDVIGQGGQWQFTVPPETLQAMGEGSYRATATVTDAAGNSGYASSGVEIYASDALPTLTLDPVTGDNAVSYKEGIYGITFTGTAAHLPSGTTIELTLDGRVWQGSTWQDQWQVQISDSELKTIKDGNYSITISAADANGNSTSLSHDLLLITHYNSSNPKVTVNPVTLADAVQHDGETWYVLSGRLEAPLPLKTFSVQINDTFHWNTAVIQADGSWRAEISAAELSEGGNNLMFGVLDGAGNWFEQDGYVKADLTTPVTGSGGEPVPAMDTPFGDGLLSRAEKKEVETLTGTTGTSGSGQTVTVSIGGKHHAATVSDDGHWSLTLTPVMMKTGFGKGQHDIVVTATDAAGHTAVMTTHFQVETCAPKAAAKHLSDSPPIHAEASHDQWLTATTENEALLTVKPGEHLSQTSVTSQSTHAVQPENAEAQKSAQSGGRVSAGEADGHVNVVSDSANPQLRPAAAGLESPDSGSQAEIAHILSPEPATEAVDRLFGTENRDAFSFTNLLARQENVAGHDRLPLNESHDALDFAMLGLKAENHPALDLTAFSSHSVTPGQTDLPALSLDSLTVKDADGNVVMLSDTEGGVWNPEGVRALDGQQGDLYPDGAVSHQGTLADILNPHIQHQQLA, from the coding sequence ATGGCTTTTTCAGGCACGGACCGTTTCACGGTCGTCTCGCTGACAGGCGGTCAGCCACTGCTCCGGCAGGCACAAAGTTCGTCATCTTTTAATCTGAGCGAACCCGCCATTATTACGCTGCAGGGCTTACCGTCTCAGATTGCTTCCTATCAGAAGCAGGGGGATGACCTTATTCTCAATCTGCCGGAGAGCGACACGCTCCGCTATCAGCACTTCTTTACTGAGGTGGCAGGTGAGCGAAGTACATTACTGTTTCAGCAGGGCAGTCTGCTCCAGCAGGCGCAATTCAGTACAGAAACAATGGACGACGATCAGGCTGTCATCACGCTGACGCCCGCCCTGCAGCCTGTCGATCGGGCGAATGCGCTGACCCCTTTCCCGGCCAACGTAACAGCAGCCTCAGAGCCAGCGTTATCTGGAGTTTCTGTTGCAGAAAACCAGACGCAGGCGTCTGAGAAGACGGCGTCTGGCACGGAAGGGACTTCCGGCGATGCGGCCTCAACCTTAACGTTCGCACACGCGGCGGAAACAGCCACATTAGTGAGCACCTCCACGGCGGCTGAAACCGACGCGGTTGTCCTGCCAGCCCTGACCCTGGATCCCGTCAACGGCGACAACACCGTGAGTTATAAAGAGGGAATTTACGGCGTTATCTTCTCCGGCACTGCGGCCCATCTTCCCTCAGGCACAACCATTGAGCTGACGCTGGATGGCCGGGTCTGGCAGGGCAGCACCTGGCAGGACCAGTGGCAGGTCCAGATATCGGACAGCGAGCTGAAGACGATAAAGGATGGCAACTACAGCATCACGGTTCGGGCTGCGGACGCAAACGGCAACAGTACCAGCCTGAGCCACGACCTGCTGCTGATCACCCACTACAACAGCAGCAACCCGAAGGTAACCGTTAATCCGGTCACGCTGGCGGATGCGTTTGAGTACAGCGGGGAAACCTGGTACGTTCTCAGCGGCACGATAGATGCCCCGCTGCCGGTCAAATCCTTTATGGTGCAGGTGTATGACACCTTCCACTGGAACACGGCGGTGATCCGGCCAGACGGCACCTGGCGGGCGGAAATCAGCGCCTCTGAACTCTCTGAGGGCGGCAATAACCTGGAGTTCGGGGTGCTGGACGGCGCCGGAAACTGGTTCGAACAGGGGGGTTACGTCAGGGCCGACCTGACCACGCCGGTTGACGAGGGCACCCGGGTGCCGCCGGTTCACGAGGAGAATCCGACGGACGGCACCCCCCCGCCTGACGGCGGCGGCACGCCGGTCGGCGCGGCGCCCGTTCTCGTCATTCACAGTTTCACCGGGGACGGCGTACTGAGCGCGGAGGAGAAGCTCTCGGCCCAGACCTTCAGCGGCACCCTGGAGAACATGGCCGCCGGAAGCACGGTGACCGTGCTGCTGAACGGCCAGACCTACACCACAGCGCTTGCGGCGGACGGCAGCTGGAGCGTCACCCTGCCGGCTGCCGATCTGCAGGTGCTGCCAGTGGGCGCGGGCACCCTCAGCGTCAGCTTTGAAAACAGCGTGGGCGGCACCACCACCGCCAGCAAAGCGATCGTCGTCGACGCGTCCGCGCCGCCTCCGGGTGCGCCTGTGCCGCAGCCGACCCTCGACACGCCGTTCGGCGACGGCTATATGAACGCGCACGAGCGCTATGAGCCGATCACGCTGCGCGGCACGACGGGCGTGACCGGGGCGGGTCAGCGCATCGTGCTGTCCCTGGACGGTGTCGGCCACGCGGGCACCGTGGACAGCGGGGGCAACTGGCAGGTGTCGCTCACGCGCGACCAGCTGGCAGAGGCGGAGCTGAGCGAGGGCAGCCATAGCCTGACCCTGACCGCCACCGACCTCTGGGGCCGTACCGGGGTCGCTGAGACGACGTTTATCACCGACACTCGGGATCCGGCTGTCACGATCAAGACGCTGTCGGGCGACGGGCTGATCGACCGCAGCGAAATCAGTCAGCCGCTGGTGATCGCGGGCAGCGGCGAAGCGGGCAGCACCATTGAGGTCACCTTTGGCGATCTCCGCTGGAGTGACGTCATCGGGCAGGGCGGGCAGTGGCAGTTCACGGTGCCGCCGGAAACGCTGCAGGCGATGGGGGAAGGGAGTTACCGTGCCACGGCTACCGTCACTGACGCGGCGGGCAACAGCGGTTACGCCTCGTCGGGAGTGGAAATCTACGCCTCTGACGCGTTACCCGCCCTGACCCTGGATCCCGTCAATGGCGATAACACCGTCAGCTATAAAGAGGGGATTTACGGCGTTATTTTCACCGGCACCGCGGCCCATCTTCCCTCCGGCACAACCATTGAGCTGACGCTGGATGGCCGGGTCTGGCAGGGCAGCACCTGGCAGGATCAGTGGCAGGTCCAGATATCGGACAGCGAGCTGAAGACGATAAAGGATGGCAACTACAGCATCACGGTTCGGGCTGCGGACGCAAACGGCAACAGTACCAGCCTGAGCCACGACCTGCTGCTGATCACCCACTACAACAGCAGCAACCCGAAGGTAACCGTTAATCCGGTCACGCTGGCGGATGCGTTTGAGTACAGCGGGGAAACCTGGTACGTTCTCAGCGGCACGATAGATGCCCCGCTGCCGGTCAAATCCTTTATGGTGCAGGTGTATGACACCTTCCACTGGAACACGGCGGTGATCCGGCCAGACGGCACCTGGCGGGCGGAAATCAGCGCCTCTGAACTCTCTGAGGGCGGCAATAACCTGGAGTTCGGGGTGCTGGACGGCGCCGGAAACTGGTTCGAACAGGGGGGTTACGTCAGGGCCGACCTGACCACGCCGGTTGACGAGGGCACCCGGGTGCCGCCGGTTCACGAGGAGAATCCGACGGACGGCACCCCCCCGCCTGACGGCGGCGACACGCCGGTCGGCGCGGCGCCCGTTCTCGTCATTCACAGTTTCACCGGGGACGGCGTACTGAGCGCGGAGGAGAAGCTCTCGGCCCAGACCTTCAGCGGCACCCTGGAGAACATGGCCGCCGGAAGCACGGTGACCGTGCTGCTGAACGGCCAGACCTACACCACAGCGCTTGCGGCGGACGGCAGCTGGAGCGTCACCCTGCCGGCTGCCGATCTGCAGGTGCTGCCAGTGGGCGCGGGCACTTTCAGCGTCAGCTTTGAAAACAGCGTGGGCGGCACCACCACCGCCAGCAAAGCGATCGTCGTCGATGCGTCCGCGCCGCCTCCGGGTGCGCCTGTGCCGCAGCCGACCCTCGACACGCCGTTCGGCGACGGCTATATGAACGCGCACGAGCGCTATGAGCCGATCACGCTGCGCGGCACGACGGGCGTGACCGGGGCGGGTCAGCGCATCGTGCTGTCCCTGGACGGTGTCGGCCACGCGGGCACCGTGGACAGCGGGGGCAACTGGCAGGTGTCGCTGACGCGCGAGCAGCTGGCAGAGGCGGAGCTGAGCGAGGGCAGCCATAGCCTGACCCTGATCGCCACCGACCTCTGGGGCCGTACCGGGGTCGCTGAGGCGACGTTTATCACCGACACCCTGGATCCGGCTGTCACGATCAAGACGCTGTCGGGCGACGGGCTGATCGACCGCAGCGAAATCAGTGAGCCGCTGGTGATCGCGGGCAGCGGCGAAGCGGGCAGCACCATTGAGGTCACCTTTGGCGATCTCCGCTGGAGTGACGTCATCGGGCAGGGCGGGCAGTGGCAGTTCACGGTGCCGCCGGAAACGCTGCAGGCGATGGGGGAAGGGAGTTACCGTGCCACGGCTACCGTCACCGACGCGGCGGGCAACAGCGGTTACGCCTCGTCGGGAGTGGAAATCTACGCCTCTGACGCGTTACCGACGCTGACGCTGGATCCTGTCACCGGTGACAACGCCGTCAGCTATAAAGAGGGGATCTACGGCATCACCTTTACCGGCACCGCGGCCCATCTTCCCTCCGGCACAACCATTGAGCTGACGCTGGATGGCCGGGTCTGGCAGGGCAGCACCTGGCAGGACCAGTGGCAGGTTCAGATATCGGACAGCGAGCTGAAGACGATAAAGGATGGTAACTACAGCATCACGATCAGCGCAGCGGACGCGAACGGCAACAGTACCAGCCTGAGCCACGACCTGCTGCTGATCACCCATTACAACAGCAGCAACCCGAAGGTAACCGTTAATCCGGTCACGCTGGCGGATGCCGTACAGCATGATGGTGAGACGTGGTATGTCCTCAGCGGTAGGCTGGAGGCACCGCTGCCACTGAAAACGTTCTCGGTGCAGATTAACGATACCTTCCACTGGAACACGGCGGTCATTCAGGCGGACGGCAGCTGGCGGGCGGAGATCAGCGCCGCCGAACTCTCTGAGGGCGGCAATAACCTGATGTTTGGCGTGCTGGACGGTGCCGGCAACTGGTTCGAGCAGGATGGTTACGTGAAGGCTGATCTGACCACCCCGGTTACAGGCAGCGGCGGCGAGCCCGTGCCTGCGATGGATACGCCCTTTGGCGATGGCCTGCTGAGTCGCGCGGAGAAAAAAGAGGTTGAGACGCTGACCGGCACCACGGGCACCAGCGGCAGCGGTCAGACGGTCACGGTCAGTATTGGCGGTAAGCATCACGCGGCAACGGTCAGCGACGATGGTCACTGGAGCCTGACGCTGACGCCGGTGATGATGAAAACCGGTTTCGGCAAAGGCCAGCACGATATCGTCGTCACCGCGACGGATGCAGCAGGCCACACGGCAGTGATGACGACCCATTTCCAGGTGGAGACTTGTGCGCCGAAAGCGGCGGCTAAACATCTCAGCGACAGTCCCCCGATTCATGCGGAGGCCAGCCACGATCAGTGGCTGACGGCAACGACTGAGAATGAGGCTCTCCTGACGGTGAAGCCCGGGGAACACCTGAGCCAGACGTCTGTTACCAGCCAGTCAACCCATGCCGTTCAGCCGGAAAATGCTGAGGCGCAGAAGTCTGCACAGAGCGGGGGCAGGGTGAGCGCTGGCGAGGCGGACGGACACGTTAACGTTGTTTCGGACAGCGCCAACCCGCAACTGCGTCCCGCTGCGGCAGGCCTGGAGAGCCCGGACAGCGGCAGCCAGGCGGAAATCGCGCATATTCTGTCGCCGGAGCCCGCAACGGAGGCCGTCGACCGCCTCTTCGGGACAGAAAACCGTGACGCCTTTTCCTTCACGAATCTGCTCGCCCGACAGGAGAACGTGGCGGGTCACGACAGGTTACCGCTGAATGAGTCGCACGATGCGCTGGACTTTGCCATGCTGGGGCTGAAAGCAGAAAACCATCCGGCGCTCGATCTGACAGCCTTCAGCAGTCATAGCGTCACACCGGGGCAGACCGATCTGCCGGCGCTGTCCCTCGATTCACTGACGGTAAAAGACGCGGATGGCAACGTGGTCATGCTGAGTGACACAGAAGGCGGTGTCTGGAACCCGGAGGGCGTGCGTGCTCTGGACGGTCAGCAGGGCGATCTTTATCCCGACGGTGCTGTCAGCCATCAGGGCACCCTGGCGGATATCCTGAACCCGCATATTCAGCATCAGCAACTGGCGTGA
- a CDS encoding biotin--[acetyl-CoA-carboxylase] ligase → MIAGSLSFYLCVMQLIKLKSVDSTNTEARRRVHSSGRMNFAVSAEMQTAGRGRFNRVWQTPEGNIAVTLVVPRPEQRQDIASLSLVAGLAIHDALSLYISNADIRIKWPNDILVNGAKISGTLIEADSKALYIGIGINRVAAPADVPYATATLEQFSKNSADQILDMLIARWQDYFELWSGMGFAALKNAYETRMYGLNTQLTISLDAEKSLTHTGVCRGIDEHGNILLEGGNKGVQPYSYGDILVLD, encoded by the coding sequence ATGATTGCGGGCTCTTTATCTTTCTATCTGTGTGTTATGCAACTTATTAAACTCAAGAGTGTGGACAGTACTAACACTGAAGCCAGACGCCGTGTTCACTCATCAGGCCGGATGAATTTTGCCGTTTCGGCTGAAATGCAGACGGCTGGCCGGGGACGCTTCAACCGGGTGTGGCAGACACCGGAAGGCAATATTGCCGTGACGCTGGTGGTTCCCCGTCCGGAACAGCGTCAGGATATCGCCTCACTGTCGCTGGTGGCGGGCCTCGCTATCCACGATGCACTGAGTCTCTACATCAGCAACGCCGATATCCGCATCAAATGGCCCAACGATATCCTCGTAAACGGCGCCAAAATCAGCGGCACGCTGATCGAAGCCGACAGCAAGGCGCTCTACATCGGTATCGGCATTAACCGCGTCGCCGCGCCCGCCGATGTCCCTTATGCCACCGCCACGCTTGAGCAGTTCAGCAAAAACAGTGCCGATCAGATTCTCGACATGCTTATCGCCCGCTGGCAGGACTACTTTGAACTCTGGTCCGGAATGGGTTTTGCCGCGCTGAAGAATGCCTATGAAACCCGCATGTATGGCCTTAATACGCAGCTCACGATCTCACTGGATGCCGAAAAATCGCTGACCCACACGGGCGTGTGTCGCGGTATTGATGAGCACGGCAATATCCTGCTAGAGGGCGGGAATAAGGGTGTTCAGCCCTACAGCTATGGCGACATACTGGTTCTGGATTAA